The genomic region GGCAGTCCCTTGGGCTCTGCTGAGGACCTCAGCCACGTAGATTCCGGTCGAGGCCCCACATGTCACCTGACATTTGCAGGGCACGTCATGCTTCACAGAGCTCTTCTCACACAGCAGACCTGTGAGGTAGATGATGTTTCCCCAGTTTACAGTTCATGAAACAGACCGTTGTCATGGGAAGTGTGTCGCAGTCACACAGCTAACTGGCAGCAGAGCCAGCCCCAGTCctctgcttctctccagtttttctgTGTGCCTAATCCTTGAATAAAGGtttgaaggccgggcgcagtggctcacacctgtaatcccagcactttgggaggctgaggtgggcagatcacttgaggtcaggagttcgagaccggcctgagcaacacagtgaaaccctgcctctactaaaaatacaaaattagctgggcttggtgtcatgtgcctgtaatcccagctacttgggagactgaggcaggagaatcacttgaacccaggaggcagaggttgcagtgagctgaaattgcatcactgcactccggcctgggtgacagagactccatctcaaaaaaaaggggttTGGGCATCTCCACTGGGCAAGCCCTGAGCTAGAATACAGAAGGTGGAGACAGCCCGTGTACCCCCAGAAAGCAGCAGTCTGCAAGCCATGGTTCCTGCCTCGGGATGAGACCACTAGAACACTGAGCATCGTGAGAGGGCAGGGGGTGGCAGGATAGGCCAAGGGCAGAGGCCCTTAGCGTGGGAGCAGAGTGGTGCAGGCACTGGCCCTAAGCAGGCCTTCCCCAGCAGCAAGAAGCCCCTCGGGCACTCGGTTGGGGAAGCCAGCCTCTGTGCTGGAGGAGGGGTGGCTCCAGGGCAGAAGGAAGAGGCTAGAGGTGAACCTTCACATTGGTCCCTGAAGGGATGGGCAGTAGCAGCAGAGGCCCGGAAGGCCCGCCTTCCCGGAGAATGACCTTGTCTTTGGCCCTTCTGTCCTTGTCCAGAAAGGGTGTCTTTGCAGGGTAACTGGAGGCTAGAGTAGGTCTTTGCGGGGGCTGGTGGAATGGGGGTCCAAGCAGGGGAGGAATGCAGTgtggactcagcctgcctgctcTTCTGGGATGTCACTTTTTACTGGTGACCAGGAGGAGAGGCCTTCCCCCACACCCCCTCCCCCCAGGCCTGCATGGGGCCCCTCTCTCAGGTccctgtgccacattttccttgcCACCTGGTACCATTTAACAAGAGAAGTGGCATTGCATTCTCCAGCCAAGGGTCTGGGAACCTTCCAAGCACTGGGGAACACAATGCTGTCACTGCCGCCAGCTCCCAGCCGAGCTTGGCAGGGGCCCTGGAACCAAGAGGCCTCCCCTCTAGAGTTGGGGGCTGGCCTGCCCCTGCCTCACAGCAGAGCTGAGCCACACTTAAATGGCAGGCAGGTGCCCTCAGACCTGCTGTCCCTGGACGGCGGGGGATGGGTGGCCAGAGAGTGGGGTTGCTTCGTGCCATCTGGAGACCCAGTGGCATTGTCCAGGAGACAGTTTGGCTGAGGGAAGTAATGGAAGATCAGTGTGTGCCGGAATTGGTGCTTGGTACTGAGGTGAGGTGGAGGGAGATGGGAGCGGCTGGGCTTGGCTGCTTGCTTGGTAGGGTGACCTCAGGCAGGTCGCTCACCCTTGGCAAGCCTCAGTTCCTCAGCTGTAGCATGCCACCAGGTTAACTGATGCCTTTCTTCCTAGCTGGTTGAGGACTGGCAATGAAGACGccactattttatgtatttatttagagatggggtcttgctatggtgcccaggctggtctcaaactcctggcctcaagcccaTTATTTTGAACATAAAGCTTTAAACAAATGTCAAATGTCTCAGGGTGGCCATGGTCATGATGTGGTCACATTGGAGGACGTTGTTGAAGGCAGGCAAGAACCCCCTACAAGAATTCCCAGCCTACAGGCTGGCAATGGGGGCTGAGGCTCCTGGAGGCGGCGCCTCTTCAGCTGGGCCTGGAAGCTGCCTCATCCATGCTCCTATAAGCCGGAAGGAAGGTGGTGTTTGGGCCCCACTCTTAGAGGAGTAGAGCTGACTCGGGGTCACACACTCATTTGTCCCCCTCAGTCCACCTGGCTATGAGCAGTCCTTGGGACCCCGGAGAGTTCACATTCTCCATGGCCAGTGGTCCAGGCCTGAGTGTCCTGGCCCCAATCTGATGGTGTTCCCATCCCTGCCAAGGAGGCAGGACCTTCCTAGCAAGGAGGGGctctgcagcctggacctcctgtcTCCTGCACCCCCGGTGAGCAGAGGCAGGAGCAGCCCGGCTGCAGAGGGGAAGTGGTGCAGTGGGAACAGGCCCAGCCTCTGGGTCCCATCGACTTGGGGTCTGTGGCCGATCTGCAGTGTGACTTGGGGTAGCCCACTTCCCTCTCCAAGCCCCACTGCCTGCCCCCCCTTCAGGTCTTGTGAGGCTCGGAGAGAAACTGAAGAGCCTGACTCCCTGCCGGCCCTTTCACCCTCCACAGACAGTGGCTCGgtgcaggctggcaggctggtgGGCGAGGAGAGCCGGGGGGTTCTTGAGACAACGCCCTGTTACAGTTGTCCCCCAACCCACACACACCAGGGGTGCTGGGCCAGGCCTGCTGGCAGGGCTGGAGCACAAAGGGACCTTTTCTGGAAGGTTCTGTTGGCTTAGCCCCTTCCCTCCAGTGTCCCTTGGGGCCAGAAGGACACAGGCAGAGTCCCTGTGACAGAAAGTCTCACACTTGTGGGCTGAGGGAGACAGTGGGGTGGGCTGCCAGGTCATGTACCCTAAGTCTGCGGGTCCTACCTGAGTATGGTGCTGTGGACCGGGGACTGCTGAGGGCAGCTCCTGGGGGAGAGTGGGTGGGTACTTCCCAGAGCCCCAGACCTGCACAGGAGGCAGCCTTCCCTGTACCGCCCTCTTCCATCAAAGGGGATGCCAGCTGTACTTGGAGCCCCTGCGAGCTGGCCAGGCCCAAGGGGTcccccagccctcctcctccAGTATGCTTGGCCGGCctccctgtgaggacacagaccCCTGGgcctcagccccaccccctcTCCCTGCTGCTGTCCACACACAGGAAGAGGACACACTGGGGTGTGTAGTGTGGCAGGCTCAGGGGCTGCCTGGCGGGCCCCTTTGCTCTCTAGCCTGCTTTCCCTCTTTGTAAAATGGGACCAGTCATGCCAGCCCCACAcagggctgagggaggagctGGCTGGGTAGGGAGATGCTTTGTGCACCGCCCTTTTCCTGGTCACTGGGCCTTGTCTGCTTCCCTGCCCCAGACACCCTTGGGGATCGCTCTACCCTGTCCTCTGTTCTGAGGTCGCCAACCCCCAGGCCTTCTCTGACTCCTCTGTGTGAAATTGCACCCATAACCCTCCAGCACCCCGCCCTTCTGACTTTTTCTCCCCAGCACTCCTTACCTCCCCACCCACTATGTTGTGTCCCGTTTGGGTTTCCTTTCTGCTTCCCTGCTATTTCCCCAGAACCCAAAACAGCTCCTGGTGCCTGGTAGGTGCTAAGTGAGTGAGTGGCGAGTGACAGGGAGGCATGTGCACAGGAGTCGGCCTGTGCGTTCACAACGGTCTTCCTGTTGGTACCCTGAATAAGGCCTGGGAGGTTGGCCCTGGGGGCCCCCTACTCCTCTCCcccctgcccaccctggccttACAGCCTCCTTCCACTTCACACACCTGGCCCCCAAGAGGTGGGGGCTCTGCTCCTTGTGGCTAAGGGACTGTAGTCTGCTCTCTATTCTCACATGGAGGGCCATGTCCTCTATCCCAGGCCCATGCTGAGAGTGGCTGGGGTGCCCTGGCCAGACTCCTGCCCACAGTGcaggagcgtgtgtgtgtgtgcacttgtgcaTGGAGTGGGGGGCTGGAGGAGAGGCAGCTCCAGCCCATGAAGACCCAGGCAAGGATCGGTGACTGCATCATGGAAGGGCATGGCCTCCTGCCCTCCCCTGGTGTGGGTTCAGGGAGGAAGGGGACCAGGGGACTCCCAGGGCTCTGCCTCTGGGTCACACTGCTCTGGCCTCACCAGGACTTTGTACTGATTCCCTGGCCACTCCTGCCCCTCTCCCAATGAACCGAGGCTCAAGACACTGTGTCCGTTCCCCTGTCCCCAGCAAGAGGTACTTGGTAGCATTGTCCTTGTTTGTGGGGGCTTTTAAATacaggagaagggaaaggaaataaccaCAAGGGGTGGTCCTGGTGGTGTCATGAGACAAGATGGAGCGAAGAGAGCTGACTCGAAGCCCTGCAGGCCCAACCCAGCCAGCAGAGCCATCTCCACTGCTGAGCCCATTCCTGGAACACGGGAAAAGCTGTTTCTGTATACACCTACACAAGGGGGCAAAGGCACAGGACGAGGCAGTGAAGAAAGGCTCCCAAGGGAAAACAGAGGCTCCCTCTGGGGACCGTGGGGAAACGCCCTTTGTCACTCAGACTTCTGTATTGTTTGCAGGTTTTTCCTGAGCACGTGTTTAGGTACTACTGCATAATTATAACGAAAACTGATTTTGAAGTACAGAGTGCATCCCAGGCCCCAGAGCAGTTTCACATCCAGATCTGGGGGGCTGGGCCTCTCTGTCCCCAAGGACTGCTCCCCGTGACACTGTGCTTGTCCCATCCCCAGAGTGCCCTCACGTTCCCCAACCCTGTCCCCGAAGCATGTAGGGCCCACGCCACGCTTCACAGTCAGGTGGACTCAGACCCCCTGTAGGCCCCTCCCACCTGCTGGCTCATCTCGAGAAGGCCCTTGCCCCGtgaagcctctgttttctcatctggaaaatgtcCTAATAGTACTTGCATCAGACTCTTTGTGAGGGTGTTTGCAGGACAACTGGGGGCACAAAAATCGACAGAAACCCCCTTCTCTCCGAAGACCCCAAACtatcttgttattttatttattttttctaaggtggggtctcactctgtcagccaggctggagtgcagtggcacaacctcagctcactgtaacctctgccttctgggttcaaacaattcctgcctcagcctcccgagtagctaggattacaggcgccccttacgacacccggctaatttttttttctttttttttttaaatttcttgtagagacagggtttcactatgttgaccaggctagtctcaaactcctgacttctggtgatccacccgcctcagtctcccaaagtgttgggattacaggcatgagccactgcaccaggcccaaattatcttttttttttttttttttttttttttttgagacagagtctcgctctgtcacccaggctggagtgcagtggccggatctcagcttactgcaagctccgcctcctgggtttacgccattctcctgcctcagcctcccgagtagctgggactacaggcgcccaccacctcgcccggctagttttttttgtattttttttttagtagagacggggtttcaccgtgttagccaggatggtctcgatctcctgacctcgtgatccgcctgtctcggcctccaaaagtgctgggattacaggcttaagccactgtgcccggccccaaattatctttttaaaaagagtatacAGTGAATTAAAAGTAGAGtatggtggccgggcgcggtgggtcatgcctgtaatcccagcacttcgggaggctgaggtgcgcaggtcgcttgagaccaggagttcgagaccagcctggccaatagagaTGATCACCAGTAGagatggtgaagccccgtctctactaaaatgcaaaacttagccgggcgtggtggcacgtgcctgttgtcccagctactcaggtgactgaggcacaagaatcacttgaacccgggaggtggaggttgcagtgagccgagatcgtgccattgcactccagcctggcaacagagcaagactccatctcaaaaaaaaaaagactcgaATAAAGAAAttaggccaggggtggtggctcatgcctgtaatcccagcactttgggaggccaaagttggcagatcaactgaggtcaggagttcgagaccagtctccccaacatggcgaaaccccaactctactaaaaatacaaaaaattagccaggcatggtggcaggtgcctgtaatcccacgttctcaggaggctgaggcaggagaatcgcttgaacctgggagttggatgttgcagtgagccgagatcgcaccactgcattctagcctgggcgacaagagtgaaactctgtctcaaaaaaaaagaaaagacgccaggtgtggtggctgatgcctgtaaacccagcactttggtaggccaaggtgggcggatcacttgaggtcaggagttccagaccagcctggctagcatgatgaaaccccatttctactaaaaatacaaaaaaaattagccaggcatggtggcgcatgcctataatcccagctactcaggaggctgaagcaggagaatcgcttgaacccaggaggcagaggctgcggtgagccgagatcatgccactgcactccgtctcaaaagaaaaaaaaagaaaaagctatggGGGAAGAAAGAATACATTGAGGAATAAACTAATTCCCCACATTGGTCTGACTGTGAATTCCTCTTAACTGTTTTATCATCCAAGCAGCGACACAGGGCCTGCTGCAGTCCCCCACCCCATTTAGCAGGCCCAAGTGGAAAGGTTCATGTGAGGCCAGGCACCTGCACACAACACAGACACGAATCCTGCAGGCCTTTTGTCCCGGCACCTGGCCCAGCACATAGGAAGCGCCCAGCAAACATCTGTGTCACATGAGTGGGTGTCTCATTTGCGTCTGCTGCTCTTAGCAGTTGGCCTCCCTCTCTGGCCAAGGTGAGGGACCCTGGAACTCTGACAGTGGGTTCTAGCCCTCCCAGTCTCTCTGGCCTTGAGAGCAGCCTCCTCCAGTCTCTGCTGGGGGTCAGAGTAGCCAGCGCTTCCACTGTGAAACGAAGACCTGGCGCAGGCAAGCCCCCTCCTCCTAACTCCTGTAAATTCTCCCGACTCTGGCCTCACTGAGCCACCCTCTCCAGGGACAGGTTCCCTGTTCCTGGGTTCCCACAAACCTCAGCCTGCCAACATGGCTGGCACAAGGGCTAAATGAGCCGCCTGGTACTCAGGTCTCTGCAGCCCTCGCTAATGGGTAATGGCAGCACCAACAGGGATGGATGTGCGTGTGGGTGGCAGGGCTATGGCTCAGTcttctggctctgtccccactcCTCTGCCCcacagagaggccttccctgcccTGGCTCCCCTCCAGGCTCCTGTCCCCCATCCCTGTACCGTACACCCACTCTCACCCACACCTGCCCCCACGCCCACATCACCATACACCCACGCTCACCCacacctgcccccagccccacttCTCCTTTGCAGCTCCCCTCCGCCCACACCTTCCTGCCTGGGAGCTGCTGGCCCATGTGCAGGGGATGGAGAGGGGTGGGCCAGTGCCCACCAGTCAGGGCTGGCTGACTGGGGTTCTTTGTGAACTTTCAGGGTCTCCCAAGCTGGAAACCTGGGGGCCGGCCTTGCTCCCCTCACTCCATGGCCAGCCACTGCATCATTCCCTGCTCTGGGCCACCAGTCCTGGATGTGGGCCACAGTGCCAGAGACAGGGTCCCTTGCAGTTACGGCTCAGAATCTCTCTCCTACCCAGACACCCCCAGGTTCTGCACTGCCCAGGGCCTGGTGCCCTGCCCATCTGCAACCCAGGTGCTCCCTCCTCCATCCCAGCATGCCCTGTGGCAGTGGCCATGCCTGCCCCCAGAGCAGCTTAGGCTCCCCTTTCATCTCTCCAAGTCTTAGCCCCTGCTGCCCTCTGCCTGGAGTGTTTGCCTACCCCCTCGCTGCTGCTCAGGGTCTCCCTCTGCCCCCaagctccctccccagcccctgagtTTCTCCTCTGACTGTGCTCCCCCAGCCCTGAGCTCCCTGAGGCCcctccagccctggccctggggaGGGGGTAGCATGTGACCAGGAGGGCTGAGGGGGCTTGTGTGTGATTCTGAGACTCAGTCTGAGACACGGGTGACAGACAGTTGGGGACCCCAAACACTGGGGAGCAGAGATAGACAGGAGAGACCGCAGTGAGAGACAGAGGTAGCGGGAGAGGACACACAGCCCTGGAGAAAAGGAGCCAGTGTGGGCAGGCTTCCCTCCACTGCAGTCACAGGTCCCTTGCTCACAGGCAGATCTTCCTGGGCGCTCTCTGCACAAAGCCCCAGTGGCTCCCTCGTGTCCTCCAGCCACAGTCCAAGCTCCCTAATGTGCTAGATAAGGCCCCAGTCCAGCCCTTTGGTCCCAGCACTCCCTGGACTTCCTGTTTGGGCCTCCAAGCATTTGCTCCCCTTTGGCCTTCACCCCCATCTGTTCCCTAGACCTCACTCCATCTGGCAAATACTTCACCATCACCCCCTCCATGAAGCCTTCTAGCCCACCTTCCAGGATGACATGAGCCGGTACCCTTGCTGCGAGGCTGTCTTCCCCCATCAGCACAAGTGTGAAATTCCCTTGGGGCAGACCCACATGCTACTTGGGACTGGTACAAGTGTCTGATgtcaggctgggcactgtggctcacgcctgtaatcccagcactttgggaggccgaggagggtggatcacctgaggtcaggagttccagactagcctggccaaatggtgaaaccccgtctctgttaaaaatacaaaaattagccgggcgtggtgacacatgcctgtaatcccagctacttgggaggctgaggcaggagaatcgcttgaatctgggaggcagaagttgcagtgagccgagattgcaccactgtacagagccagactccgtttcaaaaaaaaagcaggtgtctGATGTCCCCAACCGCCTCTGTCCAGGAAGGGCAGGAGGACTCCCTAGAAGCGGAGATAAATGGGGTGGGGGAAATAGTGGGGAAGCATCCGAGGTCATGGAGCAGCCTTGGCTAGAGGGAGCAGAGGAACCACTCACGGTCTGTGTCCTGGCTCCATCCACCTCCCTACCCAAGAGGAGGCTCTGGTCTGCCCCCAGACGGTCCCAGCACCCAGCAGAGGGCCCACCCAGGCGGTGCTGGTTGAGTGACTGAACTGGGGAACCATAGGAAGAAAGAGAGGccaggcccggcgcggtggctcacgcctataatcccagcactttgggaggccgaggcgggtggatcacgaggtcaggagttcaaaaccagcctggccaagatggtgaaaccccatctctactaaaaatacaaaaattagccgggcgtggcggtgggcgcctacaatcccagctactcaggaggctgaggcagctaattgctcgaacctgggaggcagagcttgcagtgagccgagatcgcgccattgcactccagcctgggcaacagagcgagactccgtctcaaaaaaaaaaaaaaaaaaagaaagaaacaaagaaaggggGGCCCCAGGAGAGCTCGGTCCCACCCAGCAGgcgggggcagggcagggcagagtgttccccccgcccccccgctTCCTCCCCGAGGGCCCCGGAGGCCCACTCAGCCTCAGTCCCCACGGCTTGTGCGGAGGCGCCGGCACTATGAAGCGAGGGCCCCGGAGCCTGCGGGGCAGGGACGCGCCAGCCCCCACGCCCTGCGTCCCGGCCGAGTGCTTCGACCTGCTGGTCCGGCACTGCGTGGCCTGCGGACTCCTGCGCACGCCGCGGCCGAAACCGGGTAAGGAGGACCCACCGGGCGCGCGGCGCCGGCAGCCGCGGGGAGGACGGGGCCCCGACCGCCACGGCGAAGGCAGAGCCCCGACCCCTGGGGGCGCCGAGGGCTGAAAGGACCCTGTGGGCAGGGCCTGGAGGGGCCCGCCATCACCGCGCGGCCCTCACCGccgcctctctccctccccttgtccacCGCCCCCCCCGGctgtccctcccctccccggCCAGCCTCGCCCCCCTCCGCCCCTCCCCGTCCCCGCTCCTCCCTCCCCTCggccccctgccctccctccctgtcccctcccgCAGCAGCCCCGGCCAGCAGCCCTGCGCCCAGGACGGCGCTGCAGCCGCAAGAGTCGGTGGGCGCGGGGGCCGGCGAGGCGGCGCTGTCCCTACCCGGGCTGCTCTTCGGCGCCCCCGCGCTGTTGGGCCTGGCACTGGTCCTGGCGCTGGTCCTGGTGGGCCTGGTGAGCTGGAGGCGGCGACAGCGGCGGCTTCGCGGCGCGTCCTCCGCAGAGGCCCCCGACGGAGACAAGGACAAGGACGGTGAGTTCCGTGTGTAGCGGAACCAGTCCGAGCGGGGCACAGGGGCTGGGGTGTCGGGACGGCCTAGGGGGTGATGCATGACCCCTGGGAGTAGTGAAGGGCTGTAAGGGGAAATGGAGACAGAGAGCGGAAAAGAGTTTGCTCTGAGGAGCTCAGGCTGGGGACGGAGACATAGTCCTGCGCCTGAGACCCTGGTCGGAGCCAGGAACAGCTCTGCCCTGCCATACCCCAGTGTGAGGAAGAGACAGTTCGCGGGAAGGGGGCCCCGTCTGAAGGAGGAGCCTGTCCTGCCCTTTGGGAGTCTAACGGAGCTTGATTCCCCCATAAATCCCTGCAGGGTTTGCCAGACAGCCCCAGCTCCCCAACTCCCTGCCCTGCCAGCTCCCCACTGGCCAGGCCTCTGAACTCAGGGTCAGCCATGTGccacccttccccaccctgcAGTGGGCTTCATTTGACGGAGTACTGCCCCTCCAGAGGAGTCttctaggggagggagagaaggctgTGACCCAGTACCGAGCCTCTATCCCCTCTGCCCTGCCCCAGAACCCCTGGACAAGGTCATCATTCTGTCTCCGGGAATCTCTGATGCCGCAGCTCCTGCCTGGCCTCCTCCTGGGGAAGACCCAGgaaccaccccacctggccacaGTGTCCCTGTGCCAGCCACAGAGCTGGGCTCCACTGAACTGGTGACCACCAAGACGGCCGGCCCTGAGCAACAATAGCAGGGAGCCGGCAGGAGGtggcccctgccctccctctgGACCCCCGCCAGGGGCTTGGAAATCAAATTTTGCTCTTCACTCCAGCATGCACATGCCCTCTTTCTGGGACCAGGCTAACCCTGCAGAAGCACAGACACTACAGACCACAGCGTTCAGCCCCCATGGAGTTTGGTGTGCTCACCTTTGGCTTCAGACCACACCATCTTTGACAGCCCTTGAAGGTGGTAGCCCAGCTCCTGTTCCTGTGCCTTCAAAAGGCTGGGGCACTATGAGTAAGAGACCGCTTTTAAAATGGGGAAGGCACCATTAAGCCAAAATGAGTCTGAAAAAGGACCAAGTGGGAGGATGCCTAATTTGTAGCTGGgtagttttttgtgtttgtttgatttttttattttttgagacgagtcttgctctgtcgccaggctggagtgcagtggcatgatctcacctcactgaaacctccaactccttggttcaagcgattctcctgcctcaacctcctgaatagctgggattgcaggcatgcaccaccacagtcagctaatttttgtatttttagtagagacgggatttcaccacattggccaggatggtctcgatttcctgacctcgtgatttgccctcttcgtcttcccaaagtgctgggattacaggcatgagccaccgcacctggtcttgttttgttttgttttgttttgttttgttttgtttgagacacggtcttgctgtatcacccaggctggagtgcaatgatgggTCCCCAGTACATTgcagcctgggctcaagcgatctttctgcttcagctgagactacaggtgccccaccttgcccagctaatctttttttttttttttttttttttttttaaagacaggtctggatatgttgcccaggccagtctcaaattcctagcctcaggcagtcctccccaaagggctgggattataggcatgaggcattGGGCCtggctgctatttttttttttttttttttttttttttttttgagatggagtctcgctcagtcccccaggctggagtgcagtggccagatctcagctcactgcaagctccgcctcctgggttcacgccattctcctgcctcagcctcccgagtagctgggactacaggcgcccgccacctcgcccggctagtttttttttttttttttttgaggcggagtctcgctctgtcgcccaggctggagtgcagtggcgcgatctcggctcactgcaagctccgcctcccgggttcccgccattctcctgcctcagcctcccgagtagctgggactacaggcaccgccaccacgcccagctaatttttttgtatttttagtggagacggggtttcattgtgttagccaggatggtctcgatctcctgacctcgtgatccgcccgtctcggcctcccaaagtgctgggattacaggcttgagccaccgcgcccggcctgctattTCTTTAATACCTGCCCTCAGAGCCGTCCTGCTTTTAAACTGATGCAAATGGTGGCAGTGCATAATCAGTTCATGGGTTTGCTTGCTTTGGGATTTAGTACaagattatttaaagaaataacaaaggagaaaagattgaactggattttgctgattgtcAGGTATCTGTACCCCAGGGTCAACCCCTGAGATTGGCCCAATCTGCTAGAACCTAAGATGCCATTTTGACCACAGTGGTAGCTTCTAGAGCCACAAGCCTGCATTTGAGAGGAGATGTGCAGCCTCCAAGGCTGGACTCCAAACTCAAGCTGAAGGAACATATTGGCAGGCAGCTCTCTGAGGGTCCACCTGAGGTTCTAGCTGCTCCAAGACACAGCATGTTCAGCCATATACACGGAAGGGCTGGGACCTGCAGGAGGCTCCTTTGTGTagaggccagggcaggcctgTGACCTTGAACCAGGTGGACATGAGGTTCCTTGAACTCCCTTCTCTGGCTTGTTCCCCTGAAGCACTGGCCCCCCAGTGCTGGGTTCATTTGGCCATCCTGTGCCAGTCCCCTGGTCACCCACTGTCACAGTGGAAGCTGCTCCCTCCTCTTACAGCCCCAAGCTGTTCCTTGCTCTGGGGCCTGGGGACAAGACCGTCTCTTTCCACTCCTGGAT from Macaca thibetana thibetana isolate TM-01 chromosome 10, ASM2454274v1, whole genome shotgun sequence harbors:
- the TNFRSF13C gene encoding tumor necrosis factor receptor superfamily member 13C, whose product is MKRGPRSLRGRDAPAPTPCVPAECFDLLVRHCVACGLLRTPRPKPAAPASSPAPRTALQPQESVGAGAGEAALSLPGLLFGAPALLGLALVLALVLVGLVSWRRRQRRLRGASSAEAPDGDKDKDEPLDKVIILSPGISDAAAPAWPPPGEDPGTTPPGHSVPVPATELGSTELVTTKTAGPEQQ